The Daphnia pulex isolate KAP4 chromosome 3, ASM2113471v1 genome includes a region encoding these proteins:
- the LOC124191514 gene encoding exosome complex component RRP40-like, whose product MAEKSFSTHVNQIYLPGDSVTLSKTDEISTVKIVLGPGLRKYGKQILVTKPGVLRTKASPATYWIDCHHKRYVPARGDDVIGVVTNKVGESYKVNIGSSEEASLSSIAFPGATKKNKPNIQIGDLVFAKLLIASIDMEPELVCVNSLGENVGLGVLSTSGFLFTVPLHHIRKLLNPECTLLKSLGKALSFEIAVGMNGKIWLKAKSVKQTIALARAISISEHMNKEEMNKLCRKFVDRQAGF is encoded by the exons atggcgGAAAAATCGTTTTCAACCCACGTGAATCAGATTTATCTTCCTGGTGATTCGGTTACGCTCTCAAAGACAGATGAAATCTCTACTGTCAAGATTGTACTCGGGCCAGGATTGAGAAAGTATGGAAAACAGATTCTAGTTACCAAACCTGGCGTTTTACGTACAAAAGCCTCGCCGGCCACGTATTGGATAGATTGTCACCACAAACGA TATGTTCCAGCCAGAGGTGATGATGTCATTGGTGTGGTTACCAATAAAGTTGGAGAGTCCTACAAAGTTAACATTGGATCCAGCGAAGAAGCCTCACTCTCAAGCATTGCATTTCCTGGAGccaccaaaaagaataaacccAACATTCAA ATTGGAGACTTGGTATTTGCCAAGTTGCTCATAGCGAGCATTGACATGGAGCCAGAGCTTGTGTGTGTCAATTCCTTAGGTGAGAATGTCGGTCTTGGTGTCTTGTCTACAAGTGGATTCCTTTTCACTGTGCCCTTACACCACATTCGCAA GCTCTTAAATCCAGAGTGCACACTGCTGAAATCACTGGGGAAAGCACTGTCTTTTGAAATTGCTGTTGGGATGAATGGGAAGATATGGCTAAAGGCTAAGTCtgtcaaacaaacaattgcTCTAGCAAGGGCCATTAGCATTTCTGAACAtatgaataaagaagaaatgaacaaaCTATGTAGAAAATTTGTAGATCGACAAGCTGGATTCTGA
- the LOC124191512 gene encoding uncharacterized oxidoreductase ZK1290.5-like, protein MASLDNFVRLPNGVRMPIFGLGTSHGGGYDQESVIFALRECNYRLIDTARRYGCEHLIGKAIKESGVQRESVFIATKMWPTDYGTESAIRAAKSSLTRLDTDYLDLYMMHWPLCPSSVDNVRSTLDNAWRGMERLLDEGTCRSIGVSNFSIQDLIDLMESCSVVPHVNQCEFHPYQNPKELRAFCRENNIEFQGYCPLANGMILKEPPVEKVAQSSGRSPAQVLIRWSIQNGVVTIPKSIKKERIKENCQVFDFELSPEEMAELDTIPMSLRAVDPAELQGKIDDNKPDGYKLPAHLQYVPV, encoded by the exons ATGGCGTCGTTGGATAACTTTGTAAGATTACCCAATGGTGTCCGTATGCCGATTTTCGGCTTGG GTACTTCCCATGGCGGAGGATACGACCAAGAATCCGTTATTTTTGCTCTGCGTGAATGCAACTATCGATTGATTGATACCGCACGACGCTACGGCTGCGAACATCTAATCGGGAAAGCCATCAAG GAGAGCGGAGTTCAGCGGGAATCCGTGTTCATAGCGACGAAAATGTGGCCGACAGACTACGGAACAGAATCGGCAATTCGAGCGGCTAAATCTAGTCTAACAAGGCTAGACACCGATTACTTGG atctCTACATGATGCACTGGCCGCTTTGTCCCAGCTCAGTGGATAACGTCCGGTCCACTTTGGATAATGCCTGGCGAGGCATGGAGAGACTGCTGGATGAGGGCACGTGCCGATCCATCGGTGTCAGTAACTTCTCCATTCAAGACCTCATCGATTTGATGGAAAGCTGCAGCGTCGTGCCGCAC GTAAATCAGTGCGAGTTCCACCCCTATCAGAATCCGAAAGAACTGAGGGCGTTCTGCAGAGAAAATAACATAGAATTCCAG GGCTATTGTCCACTAGCCAACGGGATGATATTGAAGGAGCCTCCCGTGGAAAAAGTAGCCCAGTCATCTGGCAGATCTCCCGCGCAGGTCCTAATCCGGTGGTCCATTCAAAACGGAGTAGTCACCATACCAAAGTccataaaaaaggaaagaattaaagaaaattgtcaG GTCTTTGACTTTGAATTGAGTCCAGAAGAAATGGCAGAACTGGATACCATCCCAATGAGTTTGAGGGCTGTGGATCCTGCTGAACTTCAAGGAAAAATTGACGACAACAAACCTGACGGATACAAATTGCCTGCACACCTTCAGTATGTGCCTGTGTGA